Proteins encoded by one window of Alkalinema sp. FACHB-956:
- a CDS encoding barstar family protein: MNTSREVVEIVLSEVNTTDELHAKLSDALGFPDFYGRNWDAFWDSIAGLLEMPRQLRFYGWNKFVERFPEDSHKLKNCLANMIQESPESASEVEYV; the protein is encoded by the coding sequence ATGAATACCAGTCGTGAAGTGGTTGAGATAGTTTTGTCAGAAGTAAACACTACTGATGAACTTCATGCTAAGTTGTCTGATGCTTTGGGGTTTCCAGATTTCTACGGACGAAATTGGGATGCATTTTGGGACAGTATTGCTGGATTACTAGAAATGCCTCGACAATTACGTTTTTATGGATGGAATAAGTTTGTAGAACGATTTCCTGAAGACTCTCACAAACTCAAAAACTGTTTAGCAAATATGATTCAAGAGTCTCCTGAATCGGCTTCGGAAGTAGAATATGTTTGA